In the Trichoderma atroviride chromosome 4, complete sequence genome, ACCTTGATTCTCCTCCTTATGTTGCACCTCCATTTGCTTCTGGCCTCTCGTAACGAAGAAGGGCACAACTTCTTAACGGTTTGAAAAGTTGCCAAGTTGACAACATCTTGGAAAACCTTGGCCCACTCAAAATTCGAAAACCGGCGAATAATCCTTTGATATGAGACTATTCGCGCAAATATTCATCGAAAGTGATGTGGACATTATAGGTCACCTGGTACCCGGCGGCTTTAATAACCATGTGTGCTGTGTTTTCAGGTTCTTCGATGTAAGTGGCGCCTTTCTCTGCTCCGAGTTGGCTAGCCAAGTAGCTCATTCGCAGACTAGGATTATAGAACCCTTGAATGTCTGCATCTGTTGGAGACCTCACAGTAAAGAAAAAGTGTTCACCGTTAGGACGGGAAGCTATGACCTCGCGGTAAAGGCCTTGAAGGACTCTTTGGCATCGGGATAGCTCGGCTGCGAGTACATCATCCGTCCTCATGCGTCGAGACATTTTATGTTTATGCGGCGTGAGTTATGATGCTCTATCGCCTTTTGGAATATTAAATTGGGCGTTGAATTGGGTCAAATATTATGATCTGGCCGTTTTTTGAGGTGCAGCAAGTATCAAGGCGAAATGTTATGTAGAAAAGTCGGGTGGTTGATTATCGAATCCAGGCTGTTGGTACGAAAGCCAAAAATGCAGCTTGGGGAGCGAATGATCAAGCTCTTATATCTCTGAGGTAATTATCCAAAGACCGTTCTTCAAAGCAGGTTACTATTTTTACTGTCATTCACGGCGTTTGTGTTGATGATGCGCTGTCTTTTTCCGTTCAAATAGCAAGAGCGCGCTATAGATTGAGGTGAATCTGAGCTGTTCAACGATCTTGGGCAGTACTCTGCTTAAAAACACGACGGCATTTCACATATTGAATACCCATACAAAACATGTTCAGAAAGGACACCACCTCTGAACACTTGTGTATACAATCTTTGGACAGCTTCTATGGAGTAGCGAATGCCAAAATTGAACACCCACTGACGACCGGGGGGAGCCTGGAACCTGCCATGGGTATAATAGAGCAATCAAGATAAGTATCAAAGAGTATAGCATGGAAAGAAATGTTTGGACAGAGGATCATACGCTATGAAACCTCTGGCCTATTTTTTGGCCTAGGAGAATTGTAGCCGCGAGATGAATCACTGCGCCCACTTCGATTGGGCTGTAGCCACCCGCGCCACTCCATTCCTTTGAAGCGGCATGACAATGAATGAGTCTAGAACATGGACAGAACAGAGCAgtaaacttaatattagaaCTAGAGTGCTAGACCAACAGAGCGTAGCACTGCTGATACGAAGAATCCGAACTCTCCGGCGAATGTTGCGATCGCCAAGTCAAACGTAGGCGCAAACACCAGCCGGCTGATATATACACTAGAGATGCGCCACAACAGCCGTTGGCGACCGACATGTATGATGCTGTATAACAATCTCGAAGATATTTACTTGTATTTCTCTCCCTTTAAGTGTATTTTGAAGCAATTGGACATTACTTGATGTACTCTTTGGCGTAGCAGCGGCATCGCACTTTTTATTAGCCCCTTCCGCCATATCGCCCCGGTTTGCACGGGCTGTTATCACAGACATTAACAACCTGTGAATGGCAATTCTTGGATAATTTTGTCTAGTTATTCTTCCTTCGACTACAAAAGTCCCATTCCAAAACTGTGACAAGGGTGGCGTACGTCTGGCCGAATAATCAGTGGTTTAGATATGACCCGGGTAAAGTCGTCTCCGTATATGAGGCTGCGATAATTGTTACATCATCGCAAAATCACAATTCAGTGTCATATTTCTGACCTCGCTTTCATTCAGATCAATAAATACGATGCGCATGCTGCTATTTTCGACAATAAAATTGTCCCGTCAGTCTGTCCGATTATGGGCACGCTGCATCAGCCGCAGTGACGGGGATACTCTTGGCAATGTTCCAGTGTTGGCGGAACAAAGCAAGCCAAATAAATATTTAGTAGTGCGGATATTTTAAGTCACTAAGAAGAACATTTCAAAATGGCTATGTAATAATATCTTTGGCTCTGTACTATTTGAGATGCTCGGCTCTAAACGCGGCTCCGAACACGGCTCTGGGGTTAGAAATTGTTCTCTGGCAGACAGCCGAGTTTCAAGTAAAGGCCTTTTACTAAGGGTGGTTGTATCCAAgaataaataagaataaataGGTTCTAGATACTTGTTTGCTGTCAAATTATAGCTATCTTATCTTTAGCCTCTTCGTATTTCCTGTTCTATACAAAGAAGACAGTGTCTTGATAGAGTCAAGACTATGGTAGAAATAATGTTAAGAAAGGTTAGCTTCTTCTCAAATAATATATGCATGATAAGAAAACTAACAGATCATCGACTGCAAGGAAAAAATAGCCCTTCGTGAAAAGTCATGTTTGGCTATATAGCATGTAGCTACGCGTACCTACCTGTAGGTACAGTGCTTGAACACCGTATTATACAGTATGAATACTGTAGATTGGTCGGTGAGCTACATCCAGTCAGCTGTGAGACTACATGTACGCTCATAACTGCTGGGTCTACAGTGGCGGATATTCTTGTAGCGTTCCGCGAAGATCAGAAAACATGGCCTGCTTCGTCGTTCTACTTGCGATACTATTGAGCGGCATATCCGGGCTGACAGAAGCTACCAAACCATCAGCCAACCGTGGCCAGCCGATAATAATAGATACAGATCTTTTCAGCGACGTTGACGATGTGGGCGCCTTGACAATTGCAAACGTCTTGCACAATTGCGGATTGGCGGACCTGAGAGGCGTTGTAATTAACTCGCCATCTCATTATGGAGCTTTGGGAGCAAGTGTACGTATACGTTAAACCGCTCATGTCTGCTCGCTATTGACGAAGAATAGGCCCTTTGCACATATTTCAACAACGAGGATATCCCAATCGCCGCCTTTCGGCCACTTACAAATGATACATTCTTTGACAGCTACTTTTATTTGTTAGTCTCATCCATATGCTCATTGATCCTGTGTGTTGCTTCTAACTAATTGTTATGCTAGATACGGCGAGTACGTTAGCAAGCTAGCATACAACTGGCCCAGAAAAGTCCAGGAATCGTCTTTGACCCCTACACCAGTAGAGTTATATCGCACTATCTTGAGTTCTGCCGAAAACGAGAGCATTCACATCATCTCCATTGGTGGACTTGGCAATCTTGCCGATCTTCTAAAGTCTGAAGCAGACCATATAAGTCATCTATCGGGCTCCCAACTCATCTCGGCCAAAGTTGGCGAACTGGCAGTAATGGGAGGACAGTATCCATCGGGCTGGGAATATAACTTTGGCGGTATAAATCCGAAAAGCACCGCAGACGTCGTTAATCATTGGCCAAAGAATGTCAAAATCACCTACTCGGGCAATGAGCTGGGTGGCAATGTTTTCTCTGGGCAGAACTTTGCACAGCGACTTTCTCCTGATTCTCCAGTTCTCAGCGCCTATCAATGGTATGTTGGTCGAGGTTCCACCATTCGCCAATCATGGGATCCCATCACGACGCTGTATGGTATCTTGGGGCTGGAGTGGGCCTCAAAGCTGAGAATCCGCCCAATGCTTGCTTATGGAAATGAGATTGGCTACAACAGCATTACTGCAGCCAATGGATCGAATGCGTGGGTCAACGATACGGGCGTAACTAATCAGCATTGGCTGCGCCTAGCAGACGGGGTAACAAATAGCAGTATGGCGAGACTGCTTGATGAAATTATGACTCGTGGTCCTTCCGCTGGATGCTGTTTTCAACATGGAATATCTGGGGATTTGTGAGCTTGGCTTTTTCTGAGAGCTCCTGATGGTTATTATCCAATAATATGGAAGGTGTACGAGGCAGGGTATCCTAAATTATCACGAATCATGATAGAGACGAATATGTATGATAGCGATActacgacgatgaagagagcTATTTCTTTTGATGgaaatttaaataaataatcgTGAATATTCACGGTTGTGAGTAAAGCTTTCGACAATGGTTTTAATTGCAAATGATAGGCGCGTAACAAAAAAAGTACAGTCAAGCCTGCGGTAAATGATACAATAGCTAAAGGAAATAATTAAGTCATTATTCGTTAAGTAGACTTTTAGACACTATTGATAAACTACTTTCTTGGAGCGCGGCCGTTGTAATCAACGCCGGCCTTGGCCGTATAATTGGCGAAGCAATCATAGTCAAagtcaatctcatcaattCGCTTCTGCAAGACCGATACAACGTGGTCGAAAGAGCAAAGGCCATCGGAATTCTCTGGGCATCCGTGATAAGACTCTGCAATGGGAACGACTGCATCATTGCTATTCACAACATAGTTAGCACATGAGACGAGACCCATGGATGATTTCGTATACTTACACCAAGAATCGAATCTGCCGAGTAGGCTTATAGGCAGGGCATTCCAAAATCTGGGTGGTGAAATGGGTTGCAAAGGGCACGATTTTGCTAGCCACAAAGGAGTTTCGCTTTTGGTTTCCAGAAAGACTCAGCGCTGGGCCTTTGAACAAGGCTGTCAGGTTGAACGCCGTCAGAGTATCGAGAACGACGACCTCGTGAGTCGCATCGGCATAGATTGACTGGTTCAGCGGGAAATAAGTCGTGTTGTTGTCGTAAGTGAGATTAAGGGCCGAGCTGGCAGTGGGAAACGAATGCGTGAAGCGGGCTACAAATTCCTGGAGATAGCCTTTGCCCTGTGCGGCGGCAACTGGAGATCCTGGGCCGTTGTTGTAGTAAAATGACTGTCAATATCAGCATGTATAATTACAAAGACGTTTGGCGAGAGGTAATAAATGACTTACCAGATCGTAGTAGTATTCGTAGTTGAGAAAATCTTCCTCGGTGAAAAGGTTGCAGAAAGCCGAGTAGCCGAGAGCATGGGTTTCATAAGAGCATAGTTGAAGCATGGCGACAACATCAGTGGCGGTCAGATTCAAGCCGAAGATCTAAGACATATCAACAAAAGCATCATATAGTCgtctctcatcatcaccatttGAAGCTTACCTGTGACTGCAGTCGAGCAATCGTGCTGTTAAACGCATTTTCAGCGAATTTTGTTGCGACTGTAGATCCAATGCTTCCGCGGCTAGCAACATTCGAGTTGGTGCAGACTTCATACGGGGCGCCTGAATTATTCACGCTGGGGTTCTCAACCAGGATCTCGATGTTGACTTGGTCCAAGTATTCGGGCACGCCAAAGaaaccagcagcaaaatTCTCGGCCGTCTTGACCATGCGGTCTTGAGATTCGGTGCGGAAGACCGGGATCGTGCCGCTGGCAGTGAAATTGTTTAAAAGATTGCCGTATAGCTGACGATAGGCCACTCCCAGATTGAAGTTTTGGCTGCGGCCAAAAGGTGTCAGCAGCTCAGCACCGAGCTTGTAAGTCCAGTCAGCCAGGAAAGCCAATTCTCCAGCGACTTTGAACCCGCCCGCCTGAGTCGCATTTTGGACTTTTTGAGCAAAGGTAGCCGGAGCGGCGCCGCTGGTAGGATAACGAGCACCGTGGCGGTAAAGAAGATGCAACTGGACAATGTTGCAGCCATCCGGAATTAAAGGGCTCGCGTCGGGCAGGTCATAGTCTGCTGAAGACACAGAATACCAAGGAGAGAGATTTCCCCAGTACTTAGTAATGTCAAAGCCCTTGCCGAATTTGCTGGCTCCCCAGGGCTGCGGCGCAACCAGCGGGAAGCTGTCCGAAGGTCCATTGTTGTAAGGATAGATTGGGGCGGTTTGAATTGCAGCCGGTTCTACTCCCGTTGGTGTTGGGCCCGGGTATCCTACCTTGGACTCGGGCGGGAATAATTTAGAGTTGAAATTTGCTGAAAGTGGCAGCGCTATCAGCACCTTGTTCCGGACATGACATGAcatgttcttttcttcttctagacCTAATGGACTGAACTTTAGAGAAACTTACTGCTAGCGGGAGGGTAAGCATTTGATgtagcagcgccagcaacgcTCAACGCCTCGATGGTTGTATTCAAGCTTCTGGCTGAGCATATATCTGCTAGCAATGCTAGCATAAAGGTTGATGAGACCGTGTCGGACCGCATCTTGTATCAATGATTCCTCCGATTCACCAGTTGGAAATTCTACAATTGATTGAACTCGATTCCAAGATTTCCGATAAAAACTGCTCGAGATTCTGACCATTATATAGTCAAGGGCGCATCCAGGATGTGTTACCGCTGTTGGTATATGAGACTGCCTCTGTCCACGGTCGACAGATACATCTACACTGTGAGCCAATCAAGCGGTAGACTAACGGCACGTTGCCCATGACCTATAAAGATGCG is a window encoding:
- a CDS encoding uncharacterized protein (EggNog:ENOG41~SECRETED:SignalP(1-21)), with the protein product MACFVVLLAILLSGISGLTEATKPSANRGQPIIIDTDLFSDVDDVGALTIANVLHNCGLADLRGVVINSPSHYGALGASALCTYFNNEDIPIAAFRPLTNDTFFDSYFYLYGEYVSKLAYNWPRKVQESSLTPTPVELYRTILSSAENESIHIISIGGLGNLADLLKSEADHISHLSGSQLISAKVGELAVMGGQYPSGWEYNFGGINPKSTADVVNHWPKNVKITYSGNELGGNVFSGQNFAQRLSPDSPVLSAYQWYVGRGSTIRQSWDPITTLYGILGLEWASKLRIRPMLAYGNEIGYNSITAANGSNAWVNDTGVTNQHWLRLADGVTNSSMARLLDEIMTRGPSAGCCFQHGISGDL
- a CDS encoding uncharacterized protein (EggNog:ENOG41~SECRETED:SignalP(1-21)), encoding MRSDTVSSTFMLALLADICSARSLNTTIEALSVAGAATSNAYPPASTNFNSKLFPPESKVGYPGPTPTGVEPAAIQTAPIYPYNNGPSDSFPLVAPQPWGASKFGKGFDITKYWGNLSPWYSVSSADYDLPDASPLIPDGCNIVQLHLLYRHGARYPTSGAAPATFAQKVQNATQAGGFKVAGELAFLADWTYKLGAELLTPFGRSQNFNLGVAYRQLYGNLLNNFTASGTIPVFRTESQDRMVKTAENFAAGFFGVPEYLDQVNIEILVENPSVNNSGAPYEVCTNSNVASRGSIGSTVATKFAENAFNSTIARLQSQIFGLNLTATDVVAMLQLCSYETHALGYSAFCNLFTEEDFLNYEYYYDLSFYYNNGPGSPVAAAQGKGYLQEFVARFTHSFPTASSALNLTYDNNTTYFPLNQSIYADATHEVVVLDTLTAFNLTALFKGPALSLSGNQKRNSFVASKIVPFATHFTTQILECPAYKPTRQIRFLVNDAVVPIAESYHGCPENSDGLCSFDHVVSVLQKRIDEIDFDYDCFANYTAKAGVDYNGRAPRK